The following coding sequences lie in one Pseudoxanthomonas sp. SE1 genomic window:
- a CDS encoding DksA/TraR family C4-type zinc finger protein, giving the protein MATGWAGDGAVQEQIDATVKDGIERARRALPKGPSLTHCEECEKPIPAARQQAVPGVRLCVVCQEAADQEEQGAGLYNRRGSKDSQLR; this is encoded by the coding sequence ATGGCAACCGGATGGGCCGGCGATGGCGCCGTGCAGGAACAGATCGATGCGACCGTGAAGGACGGCATCGAACGCGCGCGTCGCGCGCTGCCCAAGGGTCCGAGCCTGACCCACTGCGAAGAATGCGAAAAGCCGATCCCGGCCGCCCGCCAGCAGGCGGTGCCGGGCGTGCGCCTGTGCGTGGTATGCCAGGAGGCGGCCGACCAGGAAGAGCAGGGTGCCGGCCTGTACAACCGGCGCGGCAGCAAGGACAGCCAGCTGCGCTAG
- a CDS encoding MnmC family methyltransferase: MPHYTGPLLTRDTAAALLAARDRGDTAWHGSLDLGRTLADARLEAGTWQWRDAAYPYPDRLKDRTLYYWDGEDFSPISRYAGSLIKLVPTEWGAPTFEIDGIKMLPTSKESPLDDAQRKVALVEPHGKVVLDTCGGLGYFAACCLAAGAARILSFEKNADVLWLRTLNPWSPDPDAPGHGGRLQLAHADISQAITQVADASVDAVLHDPPRFGIAGELYSQAFYDQLARVLRRGGKLFHYTGTPNKLTSGRDVPGEVAKRLDKAGFKAQRALDGVVAVRR; the protein is encoded by the coding sequence ATGCCCCACTACACAGGCCCCCTGCTCACCCGCGATACCGCTGCCGCCCTGCTGGCGGCACGCGACCGGGGCGACACCGCGTGGCATGGTTCGCTGGACCTGGGACGCACGTTGGCGGACGCGCGGCTGGAGGCCGGAACATGGCAGTGGCGCGATGCGGCGTACCCCTATCCAGACCGGCTGAAGGATCGCACGTTGTACTACTGGGACGGCGAGGATTTCTCGCCGATCTCGCGCTACGCCGGCTCGCTGATCAAGCTCGTGCCCACGGAATGGGGCGCGCCCACGTTCGAGATCGACGGCATCAAGATGCTGCCGACGTCGAAGGAATCGCCGCTGGATGACGCGCAACGCAAGGTCGCGCTGGTCGAGCCGCACGGCAAGGTGGTGCTGGATACCTGCGGCGGGCTGGGTTACTTCGCGGCGTGCTGCCTGGCCGCGGGCGCCGCACGCATCCTTTCGTTCGAGAAGAATGCGGACGTGCTCTGGCTGCGCACGCTCAATCCATGGTCGCCCGATCCGGACGCGCCCGGGCACGGCGGCCGCCTGCAACTGGCCCACGCCGACATCTCGCAGGCCATCACGCAGGTGGCGGATGCCTCCGTCGATGCCGTGCTGCACGACCCGCCGCGTTTCGGCATCGCCGGCGAACTGTATTCGCAGGCCTTCTACGACCAGCTTGCGCGCGTGCTGCGTCGCGGCGGCAAGCTGTTCCACTACACCGGCACGCCCAACAAGTTGACCAGCGGGCGCGATGTGCCCGGCGAGGTGGCAAAACGCCTGGACAAGGCCGGCTTCAAGGCGCAGCGGGCGCTGGACGGCGTGGTCGCCGTGCGCCGCTGA
- a CDS encoding DUF6151 family protein: MVDACRAYARATCYCRDCRTYARHLGQPGVTDAQGGTDIVAMNPLAVRFTTGEEHIAGLCLREGGLLRWYAACCRMPLANTPRDGKVAYVGVVAACLVPDTDVDAAFGRPGRVVLNADSAVGEVRRTPLAFLGAGARIAVGIVAARLRGQAPSLFFSANGQPLRTAYPLGEDPRGEAGREPA, from the coding sequence ATGGTGGATGCCTGTCGGGCGTATGCGCGTGCAACCTGCTACTGCAGAGATTGTCGGACGTACGCGCGTCACCTCGGGCAACCCGGCGTGACGGATGCGCAGGGTGGTACCGACATCGTGGCGATGAACCCGTTGGCGGTGCGTTTCACGACAGGCGAGGAGCACATCGCCGGCCTTTGCCTGCGTGAAGGCGGGCTGCTGCGCTGGTACGCGGCGTGTTGCCGTATGCCGCTGGCCAATACGCCGCGCGACGGGAAAGTCGCCTACGTGGGCGTGGTGGCCGCATGCCTTGTGCCGGATACCGACGTCGATGCCGCATTCGGCCGGCCGGGCCGCGTGGTGCTGAATGCCGACAGTGCCGTCGGCGAGGTGCGTCGCACGCCGCTTGCTTTCCTCGGGGCCGGCGCCCGCATCGCCGTGGGCATCGTGGCGGCAAGGCTGCGCGGGCAAGCGCCGAGTCTGTTCTTCAGTGCCAATGGCCAGCCCCTGCGTACCGCGTACCCGCTGGGCGAGGATCCGCGCGGCGAGGCGGGGCGTGAGCCGGCCTGA
- a CDS encoding helix-turn-helix domain-containing GNAT family N-acetyltransferase, protein MNESQIQRVRRFNRTVTRRIGVLTDDYLGHGRPLAESRLLFEAGHAGADVRDLRARLGLDSGYASRLLRALEAQGLVRVQASPVDARRRHVVLTAKGRREVDALDRDSRALADSLLAPLSARQRERLVEAMDEVERLMRASAAEIALEDPASSEAQACIQAYLDELDARFEGGFDAARSVSADPGELVPPRGAFVVARLEGEAVACGGLKRIADGMGEIKRMWVAPDARGLGIAQRVLDALETRAVAMGLRTLRLDTNGSLVEARALYERNGYIEIPAYNDNPYAHHWFEKHLRTD, encoded by the coding sequence ATGAACGAGAGCCAGATCCAGCGGGTCCGCCGCTTCAACCGCACGGTCACCCGCCGCATCGGGGTGCTCACTGATGACTATCTCGGGCACGGCCGCCCGTTGGCCGAGTCGCGCCTGCTGTTCGAAGCAGGGCATGCGGGGGCGGACGTACGTGACCTGCGCGCACGCCTCGGGTTGGACTCCGGCTATGCGAGCCGGTTGTTGCGTGCGCTCGAGGCGCAGGGGCTTGTGCGGGTGCAGGCATCGCCCGTTGATGCACGCAGGCGGCATGTGGTCCTGACCGCGAAAGGGCGGCGCGAGGTGGATGCGCTCGATCGTGATTCCCGGGCGTTGGCGGATTCCCTGCTGGCGCCCCTGTCGGCGCGACAGCGCGAACGCCTGGTCGAGGCGATGGATGAAGTGGAGCGCCTCATGCGTGCGTCCGCGGCGGAGATCGCACTGGAAGATCCGGCCTCCAGCGAGGCGCAGGCATGCATCCAGGCCTATCTGGACGAACTCGATGCGCGCTTCGAAGGTGGATTCGACGCCGCCCGCAGCGTGTCGGCCGATCCCGGCGAGCTGGTGCCGCCCCGTGGCGCCTTCGTGGTCGCGCGTCTGGAGGGTGAGGCGGTCGCATGCGGAGGACTGAAGCGGATCGCCGACGGCATGGGCGAGATCAAGCGCATGTGGGTGGCGCCGGACGCGCGCGGGCTGGGCATCGCACAGCGGGTGCTGGATGCGCTGGAGACGCGCGCGGTGGCGATGGGACTGCGCACGTTGCGATTGGACACCAACGGCAGCCTGGTGGAAGCGCGGGCGTTGTATGAGCGCAACGGCTACATCGAGATCCCCGCCTACAACGACAACCCTTACGCGCATCACTGGTTCGAGAAGCACCTGCGCACTGACTGA
- a CDS encoding M14 family metallocarboxypeptidase translates to MNTPARFHPIGTPGTPWAAAEKAQWRAQQRVQRRYADDVVAVVDRLRGRFDVQQYGMLDYGPGEVYPLLAVLSRDWNEALPTMLVTGGVHGYETSGVHGALQFLEERAADYAGKANLLVVPCVSPWGYERIHRWNADALDPNRSFRADSPAQESAALIALVAPVKDRVLMHIDLHETTDSDESEFRPALAARDGKPFEPGEIPDGFYLVDDSANPQPGFQRAVIAAVAAVTHIAPADARGEIIGSPVVAEGVIQYPVKSLGLCTGITDARYTTVTEVYPDSPKVTPQQCNDAQVAAVVAAIGYALAQD, encoded by the coding sequence ATGAACACGCCCGCCCGCTTCCATCCCATCGGCACACCCGGTACGCCCTGGGCGGCGGCGGAGAAAGCCCAGTGGCGCGCGCAGCAGCGCGTGCAGCGCCGTTACGCGGACGATGTGGTGGCGGTGGTCGATCGGCTGCGCGGACGCTTCGATGTACAGCAGTACGGCATGCTGGACTACGGTCCGGGCGAGGTCTATCCGCTGTTGGCGGTACTCAGCCGCGACTGGAACGAGGCGTTGCCCACGATGCTGGTCACCGGCGGCGTGCATGGCTACGAGACCAGTGGCGTGCATGGCGCGCTGCAGTTCCTCGAAGAGCGTGCCGCCGACTATGCCGGCAAGGCCAACCTGCTGGTGGTGCCGTGCGTCAGCCCGTGGGGCTACGAACGCATCCACCGCTGGAATGCCGATGCGCTGGACCCCAACCGCTCGTTCCGTGCGGACAGCCCAGCGCAGGAATCCGCCGCGTTGATCGCGCTGGTCGCGCCGGTGAAGGATCGGGTGCTGATGCACATCGACCTGCACGAAACCACCGACAGCGACGAGAGCGAGTTCCGTCCTGCACTTGCAGCGCGCGATGGAAAGCCGTTCGAACCCGGGGAGATTCCGGACGGCTTCTACCTGGTGGACGACAGTGCGAATCCACAGCCCGGTTTCCAGCGCGCCGTGATCGCGGCGGTGGCGGCCGTCACCCATATCGCCCCCGCCGACGCGCGTGGCGAGATCATCGGGTCGCCGGTGGTGGCCGAAGGTGTCATCCAGTATCCGGTGAAGTCGCTGGGCCTGTGCACCGGCATCACCGACGCACGCTACACCACCGTCACCGAGGTCTATCCTGACAGCCCGAAGGTGACGCCGCAGCAATGCAACGACGCGCAGGTGGCGGCGGTGGTGGCGGCGATCGGGTACGCCCTGGCGCAAGATTGA
- a CDS encoding DUF1579 domain-containing protein, producing MHRTTLLSVAVSALLLAGPALAQDKPPAMTPETQAMMEAYQKAGTPGMEHGRLASMAGTYDLTVKSWYAPGAPPSTDTGTATRKMILGNRVMLEEVTSQMMGQPFSGQGLHGFDNVTGKYWGTWNDSMSTGLMVSEGTCDAQLSCTYTGTHHDPVTKKPQSSRMTTRWTDKNTEVFEMYGPAPDGKEAKMMEITYKRRP from the coding sequence ATGCACCGTACCACCCTGTTGTCCGTCGCCGTTTCCGCCCTGCTGCTCGCAGGCCCCGCGCTCGCCCAGGACAAGCCACCGGCGATGACACCGGAGACGCAGGCCATGATGGAGGCGTATCAGAAGGCCGGCACGCCAGGCATGGAACACGGCAGGCTGGCCTCGATGGCGGGCACCTACGACCTCACCGTGAAGAGCTGGTACGCCCCCGGCGCACCGCCCAGCACCGATACCGGCACCGCGACACGCAAGATGATCCTCGGCAACCGCGTGATGCTGGAGGAAGTGACCTCGCAGATGATGGGCCAGCCCTTCAGCGGCCAGGGCCTGCATGGGTTCGACAACGTCACCGGCAAATACTGGGGCACGTGGAACGACAGCATGAGCACGGGCCTCATGGTCAGCGAGGGCACCTGCGATGCCCAACTGAGCTGCACCTACACCGGCACCCACCACGATCCGGTGACGAAGAAGCCCCAGAGCAGCCGCATGACAACGCGCTGGACCGACAAAAACACGGAAGTCTTCGAGATGTACGGCCCCGCCCCGGATGGCAAGGAAGCCAAGATGATGGAAATCACCTACAAGCGGCGGCCGTAG
- a CDS encoding sulfotransferase: MSRRFHFISGLPRSGSTLLAGILRQNPRFQAGMSSPVAGLINGALEQMGAGGESWAFFDEAKRRAICRALLDAYYADSAADVVFDTNRTWTARMHQLVELVDDFKVICCVRNPAWIMDSFESIHRKNPFDYSRMFNPATRQTVYSRCDQLINAGGAVGGAWTALKEAYYGEFSDRLLLVDYELLTRHPARTMELVYDFIGEPRFTHDFDNVDYAEEAFDQGLGVKGLHTVRRKVEFRARRSILPPDLFAKYQGMDFWQDQAGTAAGIVAPRRDGSQATDNTKDTP; this comes from the coding sequence GTGAGCAGGCGCTTCCACTTCATCTCGGGCCTGCCGCGTTCCGGATCGACATTGCTGGCCGGCATCCTGCGGCAGAACCCGCGTTTTCAAGCCGGCATGAGCAGTCCGGTGGCCGGGCTGATCAATGGCGCCCTGGAGCAGATGGGGGCGGGCGGCGAGTCCTGGGCATTCTTTGATGAAGCCAAACGGCGGGCCATATGCCGCGCCTTGCTCGATGCCTATTATGCCGACAGTGCGGCCGACGTGGTGTTCGATACCAATCGCACATGGACCGCGCGCATGCACCAGCTGGTCGAGTTGGTGGACGACTTCAAGGTGATCTGCTGCGTTCGGAATCCTGCCTGGATCATGGACAGCTTCGAGTCCATCCACCGGAAGAATCCCTTCGATTACAGCCGCATGTTCAACCCGGCCACGCGGCAGACCGTATACAGCCGCTGCGACCAGCTGATCAATGCCGGCGGCGCCGTGGGTGGTGCATGGACGGCGTTGAAGGAAGCCTACTACGGCGAATTCTCCGACCGACTGCTGCTGGTCGACTACGAACTGCTCACGCGCCATCCGGCCCGCACGATGGAACTGGTGTACGACTTCATCGGCGAACCGCGGTTCACCCACGACTTCGACAACGTGGACTACGCCGAAGAGGCGTTCGACCAGGGGTTGGGCGTCAAGGGCCTGCATACGGTCAGGCGGAAGGTCGAATTCAGGGCCCGGCGGAGCATCCTGCCGCCGGATCTGTTCGCGAAATATCAGGGCATGGATTTCTGGCAGGACCAGGCCGGCACGGCGGCGGGGATCGTTGCGCCGCGTCGCGACGGCAGCCAGGCCACGGACAACACCAAGGACACACCATGA
- a CDS encoding AraC family transcriptional regulator: MDALSEILRVVQMSGAFFVNARFSAPWCYQSPKASLAAPWLDPTAEQVVIFHLVTEGECLVEMEGMPPLGVREGDVVMFPGGAAHRMASTPGLPPPRGAADLRKLFSSRPRRLAYGGGGEPTRIVCGYLACDTRLARLLLDGLPPVVRISLRDSDAGAWLESSVRYALAETRTPRPGGASLLSRLAELLFIEVLRRYVHQHEGHAGWLAGLGDRVVGKALNALHQRPCREWTLADLARVAGTSRSVLAERFQQLVGTSPMLYLTQWRMLMAANLLRRSNAPLSRVAEEVGYQNDTSFSRAFRREYGLPPAAWRRNLADAGQAAHA, encoded by the coding sequence ATGGACGCGCTGTCCGAAATCCTGCGCGTGGTGCAGATGTCCGGTGCGTTCTTCGTCAACGCCCGCTTCAGTGCGCCCTGGTGCTACCAGTCGCCGAAAGCCTCGCTGGCGGCGCCTTGGCTGGACCCGACCGCGGAGCAGGTGGTGATCTTCCATCTGGTCACCGAAGGCGAGTGCCTGGTGGAGATGGAAGGCATGCCGCCACTTGGCGTGCGCGAGGGTGACGTGGTGATGTTCCCCGGTGGTGCGGCGCATCGCATGGCCTCGACGCCCGGCCTGCCGCCGCCGCGTGGCGCGGCCGACCTCAGGAAACTGTTTTCGAGCCGGCCACGTCGCCTCGCCTATGGTGGCGGCGGCGAGCCTACACGCATCGTCTGCGGCTACCTGGCGTGCGATACCCGGCTCGCGCGATTGCTGCTGGACGGCCTGCCGCCCGTCGTGCGGATCAGCCTGCGCGATTCCGATGCCGGCGCATGGCTCGAATCGTCCGTGCGATATGCATTGGCTGAAACGCGCACGCCAAGACCCGGCGGCGCGAGCCTGCTGTCCCGGCTCGCGGAATTGCTGTTCATCGAAGTGCTACGCCGTTACGTGCACCAGCATGAAGGTCATGCGGGCTGGCTGGCGGGCCTTGGCGACCGCGTCGTCGGCAAGGCCCTCAACGCGTTGCACCAGCGGCCTTGCCGCGAGTGGACGCTCGCCGACCTGGCGCGTGTCGCCGGCACCTCACGTTCGGTACTGGCCGAGCGGTTCCAGCAACTGGTCGGCACGTCGCCGATGCTGTACCTGACGCAATGGCGGATGCTGATGGCGGCCAACCTGCTACGCCGCAGCAATGCGCCGCTGTCGCGGGTCGCCGAAGAGGTGGGCTACCAGAACGACACCTCCTTCAGTCGCGCGTTCCGGCGCGAGTACGGACTGCCACCCGCCGCGTGGAGACGCAACCTGGCCGACGCCGGCCAGGCCGCGCACGCTTGA
- a CDS encoding class I SAM-dependent methyltransferase produces MNAVAVSLPTLPDLDALKHLQQAAWSSGNYAVVGTTLQIVGERLAEAVDLRWDERVLDVAAGNGNATLAAARRGGQVVSTDYVPALLDLGQARAEAEQLQVAFAEADAEALPFADASFDVVLSTFGVMFTPDHARAAGELARVCRPGGRIGLANWTPEGFIGQMFKVLGRHIAPPAGVQSPSLWGTAAHVQSLFGDTAGAIGVTARMFNFRYRSAAHMIDVFRTWYGPVQKAFQALPADKAAELEQDLHALMERMDRGNGNGLVIPSEYLEIVVVRR; encoded by the coding sequence ATGAATGCCGTTGCCGTTTCCCTCCCCACCCTGCCCGACCTGGACGCCCTCAAGCACCTCCAGCAGGCCGCCTGGTCCAGCGGCAACTACGCCGTCGTAGGGACTACGCTGCAGATCGTCGGCGAGCGTCTGGCCGAAGCGGTCGACCTGCGCTGGGACGAACGCGTGCTCGATGTCGCCGCCGGCAACGGCAATGCGACGCTGGCCGCAGCGCGCCGTGGAGGCCAGGTGGTGTCCACCGACTACGTGCCTGCACTGCTGGACCTGGGCCAGGCCCGTGCCGAGGCCGAGCAGTTGCAGGTCGCCTTCGCCGAAGCCGATGCCGAGGCCCTGCCCTTCGCGGATGCCAGTTTCGATGTGGTGCTGTCCACGTTCGGCGTGATGTTCACCCCGGACCATGCGCGTGCCGCTGGCGAACTGGCGCGCGTGTGCCGGCCCGGCGGCCGCATCGGCCTGGCCAACTGGACGCCGGAAGGCTTCATCGGCCAGATGTTCAAGGTGCTGGGGCGCCACATCGCGCCGCCTGCCGGTGTGCAATCGCCGTCGCTGTGGGGCACCGCCGCGCACGTGCAGTCGCTGTTCGGCGACACGGCCGGCGCCATCGGCGTCACCGCGCGCATGTTCAATTTCCGCTACCGTTCGGCCGCGCACATGATCGACGTGTTCCGCACCTGGTACGGCCCGGTGCAGAAGGCCTTCCAGGCCCTGCCGGCGGACAAGGCCGCCGAACTCGAACAGGACCTGCACGCGCTGATGGAGCGCATGGATCGCGGCAACGGCAACGGCCTGGTCATCCCCAGCGAATACCTCGAAATCGTGGTCGTGCGCCGGTGA
- a CDS encoding class I SAM-dependent methyltransferase — translation MKDHARLQRRVQRYGWDLAASRYDALWQAQLSQAHRRLLALAPAAQGESVLDVACGTGVMALAAAEAVGSNGSVVGVDIAERMVEEANAQARARGLPHARFVRMDGETLDTSGVGFDVAYCALGLMYMPDPDQAMRGMHGALRPGGRVAVAVWGQRARCGWSPVFPIVDEEVASDVCPLFFQLGHEGMLADLCARAGFVDAEEHRVEAVLAYANDDDACDAAFVGGPVAMAWSRFDEATRRRVRTRYLQAIRPWRVGQGYRMPGEFVVATARRRTG, via the coding sequence GTGAAGGACCACGCGCGACTGCAGCGGCGTGTGCAGCGCTACGGCTGGGACCTCGCCGCATCCCGCTATGACGCTCTCTGGCAGGCGCAGCTATCGCAAGCGCACCGTCGGCTGCTGGCGCTCGCGCCGGCGGCCCAGGGCGAATCCGTGCTCGACGTGGCCTGCGGCACCGGCGTGATGGCGCTGGCAGCGGCGGAAGCCGTCGGCAGCAACGGCAGCGTGGTCGGCGTGGACATCGCCGAGCGGATGGTCGAGGAAGCCAACGCACAGGCGCGGGCGCGCGGCCTGCCCCATGCGCGCTTCGTGCGCATGGACGGTGAGACGCTGGACACCTCGGGCGTCGGTTTCGACGTGGCGTACTGCGCGCTCGGCCTGATGTACATGCCCGATCCCGACCAGGCCATGCGCGGCATGCACGGCGCGCTGCGCCCGGGCGGCCGCGTGGCTGTGGCGGTCTGGGGCCAGCGCGCACGCTGTGGCTGGTCGCCGGTGTTCCCCATCGTCGACGAGGAAGTCGCCAGCGATGTCTGTCCGCTGTTCTTCCAGCTCGGCCATGAAGGCATGCTCGCCGATCTGTGCGCGCGCGCCGGCTTCGTCGATGCCGAGGAACATCGCGTCGAGGCGGTGCTGGCCTACGCCAATGACGACGACGCCTGCGATGCCGCCTTCGTCGGCGGGCCGGTGGCGATGGCCTGGTCGCGCTTCGATGAGGCGACCCGCCGACGCGTCCGTACGCGCTACCTGCAGGCGATCCGGCCGTGGCGCGTCGGTCAGGGCTATCGCATGCCGGGCGAGTTCGTGGTGGCGACGGCACGGCGACGCACAGGCTGA
- a CDS encoding OsmC family protein — MSNPREIADAMQRAVSVFTRRPDKGLHDDVSARARWQDDTRVVATHATGTTVESDMPVELGGTGDRPSPGWFFRAGIAACATTAIAMVAAEQGVVLERLEVEVGSRSDARGLLGMRDAEGMAVDAGPASMQVEVVLHAPGVDAVRLNALVVEGLRRSPMQGALSGQPPIRVAVSVADRPAD, encoded by the coding sequence ATGAGCAATCCACGAGAGATCGCCGATGCGATGCAGCGCGCCGTCAGCGTGTTCACCCGCCGTCCCGACAAGGGCCTGCATGACGATGTGAGCGCACGTGCGCGCTGGCAGGACGACACGCGGGTGGTGGCCACGCATGCCACCGGGACGACGGTCGAATCCGACATGCCGGTGGAACTCGGTGGCACCGGCGACCGGCCGTCGCCGGGCTGGTTCTTCCGTGCCGGCATCGCCGCGTGCGCCACCACGGCGATCGCGATGGTCGCGGCCGAGCAGGGCGTGGTGCTGGAGCGGCTGGAAGTGGAAGTCGGCAGCCGCTCCGATGCGCGCGGGTTGCTGGGCATGCGCGATGCGGAGGGCATGGCGGTCGACGCGGGTCCGGCGTCGATGCAGGTGGAGGTCGTGCTGCACGCGCCGGGTGTCGACGCGGTGCGCTTGAACGCGCTCGTCGTCGAGGGCCTGCGCCGCTCGCCGATGCAGGGTGCACTGTCCGGCCAGCCGCCGATCCGGGTGGCGGTGTCGGTCGCAGACCGGCCGGCGGACTGA
- a CDS encoding YkgJ family cysteine cluster protein, whose amino-acid sequence MTSCSRCDAVCCRLTVVLQPEDHIPAHLTTHTPAGLHVMARDEEGWCVALDGARMNCGIYQTRPDVCRRFVMSGPYCRAVRTDYTEMRRKGIPLTVE is encoded by the coding sequence ATGACTTCGTGTTCGCGTTGCGACGCTGTCTGCTGCCGTCTGACCGTGGTCCTGCAACCGGAAGACCACATTCCCGCGCATCTCACCACCCATACTCCCGCCGGCCTGCACGTGATGGCGCGCGACGAGGAAGGCTGGTGCGTGGCACTGGATGGCGCCCGGATGAACTGCGGCATCTATCAGACCCGGCCGGACGTATGCCGGCGCTTTGTCATGAGCGGGCCCTACTGCCGCGCGGTGCGCACCGACTACACGGAAATGCGCAGGAAAGGCATTCCACTGACGGTGGAGTGA